The following proteins come from a genomic window of Montipora foliosa isolate CH-2021 chromosome 2, ASM3666993v2, whole genome shotgun sequence:
- the LOC137991639 gene encoding uncharacterized protein, producing MIRKSNSDVKSLQEENESLKKEIESLKNEFGRISSALKSHESSCGGHKPHPEMEKSLEFVGAEYEKLKGLHVAAKKDLKALGERLNFLSDRVDEMAIEIDNLIQHSYSFNANLVGVPEIAESGSKEPAIDTTKLCVRIFQTMGCNISINDIDIAHRVPTRNATSGPKPIICSFVRRLTREEVMSRRREISRVHPKDVGLGDAAELSNSMVLDHLTPKVQELLAEAQDTT from the coding sequence ATGATTCGAAAGTCAAATTCTGATGTTAAATCCCTTCAAGAAGAGAACGAGTCtctaaagaaagaaatagaaagCTTGAAGAATGAATTTGGACGGATCTCATCCGCGTTAAAGTCTCATGAATCTTCGTGCGGCGGCCATAAACCGCATcctgaaatggaaaaatctCTGGAATTTGTTGGAGCCGAGTATGAAAAACTAAAAGGTCTTCACGTAGCAGCCAAGAAGGACCTAAAGGCACTTGGTGAACGACTTAACTTTCTTAGCGATCGAGTCGACGAAATGGCTATTGAAATTGATAATCTGATCCAACACAGTTACAGTTTCAATGCTAACCTGGTCGGTGTGCCCGAGATTGCTGAGTCAGGTTCGAAAGAGCCTGCTATAGACACGACGAAACTCTGTGTTCGCATCTTTCAAACTATGGGCTGTAACATCTCGATTAATGATATTGACATAGCCCACCGAGTGCCCACACGCAACGCTACAAGTGGCCCAAAGCCGATCATATGTAGTTTTGTGAGGCGACTAACACGAGAAGAAGTCATGTCGCGACGACGAGAGATATCTAGAGTCCACCCAAAAGATGTAGGCCTCGGAGATGCGGCGGAGTTATCGAATTCCATGGTGCTAGACCACCTTACGCCGAAAGTTCAGGAGCTTCTTGCGGAAGCTCAAGATACAACATAA